A part of Rhinatrema bivittatum chromosome 16, aRhiBiv1.1, whole genome shotgun sequence genomic DNA contains:
- the LOC115077783 gene encoding olfactory receptor 2F2-like, which yields MAMLGNLLIICIVCADHHLHSPMYFFLANLSILDISSLTVTVPKLLAILLKQSNLISFTECIMQMYCFLACVEIEFMILTVMAYDRYIAICNPLRYTVIMNKRVCALLAAVSWATGFIEALPHTMVTSQLSFCDTNVINHFFCDLTAVVKLSCTDLSIIEFMNYIAAVYVAYIPFLLTLTSYMFIISTILKIHSREGKSKAFSTCSSHLTVLILSYGTVIGVYVQPRSGDSVNSSKLPTAVYIVTLPLLNPLIYSLRSKELNVALKKALRRTPTFLQANTEWCAQLSTPSTT from the coding sequence atggccatgctggggaacctcctcattATCTGCATAGTATGTGCCGATCATCACCTACACtcccccatgtatttcttcttggcCAACTTGTCTATCCTTGACATCTCTTCCCTGACAGTCACTGTGCCAAAATTACTTGCAATCCTACTAAAACAGAGTAATTTAATATCTTTCACTGAATGCATTATGCAGATGTATTGTTTTTTGGCTTGTGTTGAGATAGAATTTATGATTCTAACAGTCATGGCGTATGATCGTTACATTGCAATATGCAATCCCCTGCGTTACACTGTTATCATGAATAAGAGAGTCTGTGCTCTTCTGGCAGCTGTCTCATGGGCAACAGGTTTCATAGAAGCATTGCCACACACTATGGTTACATCCCAGCTTTCCTTTTGTGACACCAATGTAATCAATCATTTCTTTTGTGATCTCACAGCAGTGGTGAAACTTTCCTGCACTGATCTCTCTATCATTGAATTTATGAATTATATAGCAGCAGTATATGTAGCATACATCCCTTTTCTCCTAACCCTGACATCCTACATGTTTATCATTTCCACCATCCTGAAAATCCATTctagagaggggaaaagcaaggccttctctacctgctcctcccaccttacaGTCCTTATTCTGTCGTATGGGACTGTAATAGGAGTGTATGTGCAGCCCAGATCAGGAGACTCAGTGAATTCAAGTAAACTACCTACTGCAGTATATATAGTCACTCTCCCTCTGTTAAACCCCCTGATTTATAGCTTGAGAAGTAAAGAATTAAATGTTGCCTTAAAAAAAGCCTTAAGAAGGACACCAACattcttacaggccaatacagaatggtgcgctcagctgagcacaccatCTACCACATGA